The DNA window ACCTAACGACATTGCCACCATTGAATCCGCTCTTGGTTTTTTCCTGCCCAAATCTTACGTAGATGTTGTCACCAACTACCCGGCTGAGCTCGCGAACACGGAAGCACCAGACTTTGGACTGTTCGACGATCCGACGCTAATCATTGATGCAAACCGTACCGTTCGTACTGACGGCTACTGCGGTGAACCATGGCCCGATCAATACGTTATCATTGGTGAGAACGGATGTGGTGACTACTACGTCGTGACCAAAAACGCCACTCAGTTCTCGGTCGGCTTCGCCGATCACGAAGCA is part of the Novipirellula caenicola genome and encodes:
- a CDS encoding SMI1/KNR4 family protein — protein: MAPNDIATIESALGFFLPKSYVDVVTNYPAELANTEAPDFGLFDDPTLIIDANRTVRTDGYCGEPWPDQYVIIGENGCGDYYVVTKNATQFSVGFADHEAMECNPFASNLDEFVAKLIVEQNGG